One genomic segment of Streptomyces sp. RerS4 includes these proteins:
- the rpmE gene encoding 50S ribosomal protein L31, giving the protein MKRDVHPEYVETQVSCTCGASFTTRSTLTEGTIRAEVCSECHPFYTGKQKILDTGGRVARFEARFGKGAAKK; this is encoded by the coding sequence TTGAAGCGCGATGTTCACCCCGAGTACGTCGAGACCCAGGTCAGCTGCACCTGTGGCGCGTCGTTCACCACCCGTAGCACCCTGACCGAGGGCACCATCCGTGCCGAGGTCTGCTCCGAGTGCCACCCGTTCTACACGGGCAAGCAGAAGATCCTCGACACCGGTGGCCGTGTGGCCCGCTTCGAGGCCCGCTTCGGCAAGGGTGCGGCCAAGAAGTAG
- the atpE gene encoding ATP synthase F0 subunit C: MSQTLAAVTGSLSSVGYGLAAIGPGVGVGIIFGNGTQALARQPEAAGLIRANQILGFAFCEALALIGLVMPFVYPSS, translated from the coding sequence ATGTCCCAGACCCTTGCCGCCGTCACCGGCTCCCTCAGCTCCGTTGGTTACGGTCTCGCGGCCATCGGCCCCGGCGTCGGCGTCGGCATCATCTTCGGTAACGGCACCCAGGCCCTCGCCCGTCAGCCCGAGGCTGCCGGCCTGATCCGCGCCAACCAGATCCTCGGCTTCGCCTTCTGTGAGGCGCTCGCCCTGATCGGTCTGGTCATGCCGTTCGTCTACCCGAGCTCCTGA
- a CDS encoding protein-tyrosine-phosphatase produces MSPQGRGIADGGLPAAAGGESFRILHVSTGNVCRSPITERLTRHALSHRLGGLVTGDLIVESAGTWGHEGAPMEANAAAVLADFGADASGFTGRELLDEHVIRADLVLTATRDHRAQVISMGHSAGLRTFTLKEFTRLVRAIDPATLPPLDEGMAERARALVRAAAALRGWLLAPSADADEVYDPYGAPITFFRSIGDEINQALDPVVTALTGVTASR; encoded by the coding sequence GTGAGCCCTCAGGGGCGTGGCATAGCCGACGGGGGCCTGCCGGCCGCCGCCGGGGGAGAGTCCTTCCGCATACTCCACGTCAGCACCGGCAACGTCTGCCGCTCGCCCATCACCGAGCGGCTGACGCGACACGCCCTGTCGCACCGGCTGGGGGGCCTCGTGACCGGAGACCTCATCGTGGAGAGCGCGGGCACCTGGGGCCACGAGGGGGCGCCGATGGAGGCCAACGCGGCCGCCGTCCTCGCCGACTTCGGGGCCGACGCGTCCGGGTTCACCGGGCGGGAACTGCTCGACGAGCACGTCATACGCGCCGACCTGGTGCTCACCGCCACGCGGGACCACCGGGCGCAGGTCATCTCGATGGGGCACTCGGCGGGCCTGCGCACCTTCACGCTGAAGGAGTTCACGCGGCTCGTGCGGGCGATAGATCCGGCCACGTTGCCGCCGCTGGACGAGGGGATGGCGGAGCGGGCGCGGGCGCTGGTGCGGGCTGCCGCGGCGCTGCGGGGGTGGCTGCTCGCGCCGTCCGCCGACGCCGATGAGGTGTACGACCCGTACGGGGCGCCGATCACCTTCTTCCGCTCGATCGGCGACGAGATCAACCAGGCCCTGGACCCCGTCGTCACCGCCCTGACGGGCGTCACCGCTTCGCGCTGA
- a CDS encoding F0F1 ATP synthase subunit delta, with translation MNGASREALASARERLDALTDNTSVDAAKLAGELAAVTALLDREVSLRRVITDPAQSGEAKAELVGRLLSGQVGGEALDLVSGMARSRWSQSRDLVDALEELAATADLTAAQQGGALDNVEDEVFRFGRIVASNTELRSALTDRAATASAKSELLRSLLGGKANAVTERLVVRLVTHPRGRSLEAGLESLSKLAAERRDRMVATVTSAVPLSDVQKQRLGAVLAKLYGRQMHLNLDVDPAVLGGITVRVGDEVIDGTIAERLSEASRRMAG, from the coding sequence ATGAACGGAGCGAGCCGCGAGGCGCTGGCCTCCGCGCGCGAGCGTCTCGACGCGCTGACGGACAACACGTCCGTCGACGCGGCGAAGCTCGCCGGTGAGCTGGCAGCCGTCACCGCGCTGCTCGACCGTGAGGTCTCGCTGCGTCGGGTCATCACGGACCCGGCGCAGTCCGGCGAGGCCAAGGCCGAGCTGGTCGGCCGGCTGCTGTCGGGCCAGGTGGGCGGGGAAGCCCTCGACCTGGTCTCCGGCATGGCGCGCTCCCGCTGGTCGCAGTCCCGCGACCTGGTGGACGCGCTGGAGGAGCTGGCGGCCACCGCCGACCTCACGGCGGCCCAGCAGGGCGGCGCGCTCGACAACGTCGAGGACGAGGTCTTCCGGTTCGGCCGGATCGTCGCCTCGAACACCGAGCTGCGCAGCGCGCTGACCGACCGTGCGGCCACCGCCTCCGCCAAGAGCGAGCTGCTGCGCAGCCTGCTCGGCGGCAAGGCGAACGCCGTCACCGAGCGCCTGGTCGTCCGTCTTGTCACGCACCCGCGTGGACGTAGCCTGGAAGCGGGACTGGAGTCCCTTTCCAAGCTCGCCGCCGAGCGCCGTGACCGCATGGTCGCCACCGTGACCAGCGCGGTTCCGCTCAGCGACGTGCAGAAGCAGCGTCTCGGCGCGGTGCTGGCCAAGCTGTACGGCCGCCAGATGCACCTGAACCTCGACGTGGACCCCGCGGTCCTCGGCGGGATCACGGTGCGGGTCGGCGACGAGGTCATCGACGGCACCATCGCGGAGCGCCTGTCCGAGGCGTCCCGTCGCATGGCCGGCTGA
- a CDS encoding LCP family protein produces the protein MSEERRGRGRRAVTRRRRKPPRRRGFVLAAWIAAGVVLLGGAGLGYVYFKLNGNLKSVDIDQALGKDRPANVDNGSMDILVLGSDSRDGANSQYGSDDGGSARSDTAMIVHLYEGHHQASVVSIPRDTMLPRPACTTANGKTNAGSKRAQFNEAFTIGGAACAVKTVEKMSGIRMDHYIEVDFTGFKKIIDNLGGVPLTTTKPIKDSGSHLDLPPGAHTLNGEQSLGLVRTRKSVGDGSDLGRIQLQQAFMKALIKQVKGIGVFDNPKRLLDLADSATKAITTDKPLGDVKSLMGFAQGLQGIGAENMHMITLPVMGDPLDDDRVVPLTKESQMVWDALLADRPIPAQATEKSAGDKSAAGAIVQ, from the coding sequence ATGAGCGAGGAACGCAGGGGGCGCGGCCGCCGTGCCGTCACACGGCGCCGACGGAAACCCCCGCGCCGCCGGGGCTTCGTGCTCGCCGCCTGGATAGCGGCCGGCGTGGTCCTGCTGGGCGGCGCCGGCCTGGGATACGTCTACTTCAAGCTCAACGGCAACCTGAAGAGCGTCGACATCGACCAGGCCCTCGGCAAGGACCGCCCGGCCAATGTCGACAACGGCTCGATGGACATCCTCGTCCTCGGCTCCGACTCCCGGGACGGCGCCAACAGCCAGTACGGCTCGGACGACGGCGGCTCGGCCCGCTCCGACACCGCGATGATCGTCCACCTCTACGAGGGGCACCACCAGGCGAGCGTGGTGTCCATCCCCCGCGACACGATGCTCCCGCGCCCCGCCTGCACCACCGCCAACGGCAAGACCAACGCGGGCAGCAAGCGGGCCCAGTTCAACGAGGCCTTCACGATCGGCGGGGCCGCCTGCGCGGTGAAGACCGTCGAGAAGATGTCGGGGATCCGCATGGACCACTACATCGAGGTCGACTTCACGGGCTTCAAGAAGATCATCGACAACCTCGGCGGGGTCCCGCTGACCACGACGAAGCCGATCAAGGACAGCGGCAGCCACCTCGACCTCCCGCCCGGCGCCCACACCCTCAACGGGGAGCAGTCCCTCGGCCTCGTCCGGACCCGCAAGAGCGTCGGAGACGGCAGCGACCTGGGGCGCATACAGCTCCAGCAGGCCTTCATGAAGGCGCTGATCAAGCAGGTCAAGGGCATCGGCGTCTTCGACAACCCCAAGCGGCTGCTCGACCTCGCGGACTCCGCCACCAAGGCCATCACCACCGACAAGCCGCTGGGTGACGTGAAGTCCCTCATGGGCTTCGCCCAGGGCCTCCAGGGCATCGGTGCGGAAAACATGCACATGATCACCCTGCCGGTGATGGGCGACCCGCTCGACGACGACCGCGTGGTGCCGCTCACCAAGGAGTCCCAGATGGTCTGGGACGCCCTCCTGGCCGACCGGCCGATCCCCGCGCAGGCGACGGAGAAGTCCGCCGGCGACAAGAGCGCGGCCGGGGCGATCGTCCAGTAG
- the prmC gene encoding peptide chain release factor N(5)-glutamine methyltransferase, translating into MNLLLAEVAQATQRLAAAGVPSPRFDAEELAAFVHGVKRGELHHVKDADFDARYWEAVARREAREPLQHITGRAFFRYLELQVGPGVFVPRPETESVVDWAIQAVRAMDVVEPLIVDLCTGSGAIALAMAQEVPRSRVHAVELSEDALRWTRKNAEGSRVTVHQGDALSALPELDGQVDLVISNPPYIPLTEWEYVAPEARDHDPEMALFSGEDGLDTIRGIERTAHRLLRPGGIVVIEHADTQGGQVPWIFADERGWADAADHPDLNNRPRFATARKALP; encoded by the coding sequence GTGAACTTGCTGCTTGCCGAGGTGGCCCAGGCCACCCAGCGGCTGGCCGCCGCCGGCGTGCCCTCTCCGCGTTTCGACGCGGAGGAGCTCGCGGCCTTCGTGCACGGCGTCAAACGGGGGGAACTGCACCACGTCAAGGACGCGGACTTCGACGCCCGCTACTGGGAGGCCGTCGCCCGCCGCGAGGCGCGCGAGCCGCTCCAGCACATCACCGGCCGCGCCTTCTTCCGCTACCTGGAGCTCCAGGTCGGCCCCGGGGTGTTCGTGCCCCGGCCCGAGACCGAGTCGGTCGTGGACTGGGCCATACAGGCCGTCCGGGCGATGGACGTGGTCGAGCCGCTGATCGTGGACCTGTGCACCGGCTCCGGCGCCATCGCGCTCGCCATGGCCCAGGAGGTGCCGCGCTCGCGCGTGCACGCCGTCGAGCTGTCCGAGGACGCGCTGCGGTGGACCCGTAAGAACGCCGAGGGCTCACGGGTCACCGTCCACCAGGGCGACGCGCTGAGCGCGCTGCCCGAGCTCGACGGACAGGTCGACCTGGTCATCTCCAACCCGCCGTACATCCCGCTCACCGAGTGGGAGTACGTCGCCCCCGAGGCCCGCGACCACGACCCCGAGATGGCGCTGTTCTCCGGCGAGGACGGCCTCGACACCATCCGCGGGATCGAGCGCACCGCCCACCGCCTGCTGCGACCCGGCGGCATCGTCGTCATCGAGCACGCCGACACGCAGGGCGGCCAGGTGCCGTGGATCTTCGCCGACGAGCGGGGCTGGGCCGACGCCGCCGACCACCCCGACCTGAACAACCGCCCGCGCTTCGCCACCGCCCGCAAGGCCCTGCCGTGA
- a CDS encoding F0F1 ATP synthase subunit B: MVLAAEMENPLVPPIPELVIGLIAFVIVFGFLAKKLLPNINKVLDERREAIEGGIEKAEAAQIEAQSVLEQYKAQLAEARHEAARLRQDALEQGTALKEELRAEGQRQREEIIAAGHAQIAADRKAASQALRQDVGKLATDLAGKLVGESLEDHARQSRTIDRFLSELEEKAEAAR; this comes from the coding sequence ATGGTTCTCGCGGCCGAGATGGAAAACCCTCTCGTTCCGCCGATCCCCGAGCTCGTCATCGGTCTGATCGCCTTCGTCATCGTCTTCGGCTTCCTCGCGAAGAAGCTCCTCCCGAACATCAACAAGGTTCTGGACGAGCGCCGCGAGGCCATCGAGGGCGGTATCGAGAAGGCCGAAGCCGCTCAGATCGAGGCCCAGAGCGTGCTGGAGCAGTACAAGGCCCAGCTCGCCGAGGCCCGGCACGAGGCCGCGCGCCTGCGCCAGGACGCGCTGGAGCAGGGCACTGCGCTCAAGGAAGAACTGCGCGCAGAGGGCCAGCGGCAGCGTGAGGAGATCATCGCTGCCGGTCACGCCCAGATCGCGGCAGACCGCAAGGCCGCCTCTCAGGCGCTGCGTCAGGACGTGGGCAAGCTCGCCACCGACCTGGCCGGAAAGCTCGTCGGCGAGTCCCTTGAGGACCACGCTCGCCAGAGCCGCACGATCGACCGCTTCCTCAGCGAGCTTGAGGAGAAGGCCGAGGCCGCCCGATGA
- a CDS encoding MraY family glycosyltransferase produces MGQPVREYLLTLCVTVAVTYLLTGPVRKFAIAAGAMPEIRARDVHREPTPRLGGIAMFGGLCAGLLIADHLRNLNGVFELSNEPRALLSGAALIWLVGVLDDKFEIDALIKLGAQMIAAGVMVIQGLTILWIPVPGIGTVSLTQWQGNLLTVALVVVTINAVNFVDGLDGLAAGMVCIASTAFFLYAYRIWFGYGIEAAAPATLFAAILVGMCLGFLPHNMHPARIFMGDSGSMLIGLVLAASAISITGQVDPDTMALFAGGERNATHAMLPVFIPLLLPFTIIAIPFADLILAIVRRTWNGQSPFAADRGHLHHRLLELGHSHSRAVLIMYFWSGLIAFGAVAYSVHSASMWIVLAIAALSALGLVLLLLPRFTPRAPRWAEGLVPPRYRHSERAAEAAVRQDEAVEPEPARPIAAGVAGVNGATAVGPRSRLPDRRKAGSAR; encoded by the coding sequence CTGGGGCAGCCCGTGCGTGAATATCTGCTGACGCTTTGCGTCACGGTCGCGGTGACCTATCTGCTGACCGGGCCCGTTCGGAAGTTCGCGATCGCGGCCGGCGCCATGCCGGAGATCCGCGCCCGCGACGTGCACCGCGAGCCGACTCCGCGGCTCGGCGGCATCGCCATGTTCGGCGGCCTGTGCGCCGGTCTGCTGATCGCCGACCACCTGCGCAACCTCAACGGCGTCTTCGAGCTGTCCAACGAGCCCCGGGCGCTGCTGTCGGGCGCGGCGCTGATCTGGCTCGTCGGCGTCCTCGACGACAAGTTCGAGATCGACGCCCTGATCAAGCTCGGCGCGCAGATGATCGCCGCGGGCGTGATGGTCATCCAGGGCCTGACCATCCTGTGGATCCCGGTGCCCGGCATCGGCACGGTCTCCCTCACCCAGTGGCAGGGCAACCTGCTCACGGTGGCGCTCGTCGTGGTCACCATCAACGCCGTGAACTTCGTCGACGGCCTCGACGGGCTCGCCGCCGGCATGGTCTGCATCGCCTCCACCGCGTTCTTCCTCTACGCCTACCGGATCTGGTTCGGCTACGGCATCGAGGCGGCCGCCCCCGCGACCCTTTTCGCCGCCATCCTGGTGGGCATGTGCCTGGGCTTCCTGCCGCACAACATGCACCCCGCCCGGATCTTCATGGGCGACTCCGGCTCGATGCTGATCGGCCTGGTGCTGGCGGCGTCGGCCATCTCCATCACGGGGCAGGTGGACCCCGACACGATGGCCCTCTTCGCCGGTGGTGAGCGCAATGCCACGCACGCGATGCTGCCGGTCTTCATTCCGTTGCTGCTGCCGTTCACGATCATCGCGATTCCCTTCGCCGACCTGATCCTGGCCATCGTGCGGCGTACGTGGAACGGTCAGTCGCCTTTCGCGGCGGACCGCGGGCACCTCCACCACCGCCTGCTGGAGCTCGGCCATTCGCACAGCCGGGCCGTGCTGATCATGTATTTCTGGTCCGGGCTGATCGCCTTCGGCGCGGTCGCGTATTCGGTGCATTCGGCCTCGATGTGGATCGTGCTCGCCATCGCGGCGCTGAGCGCGCTGGGCCTCGTCCTGCTCCTCCTGCCGCGGTTCACGCCGCGTGCGCCGCGGTGGGCCGAGGGCCTGGTCCCGCCCCGCTACCGGCACTCCGAGCGGGCCGCGGAGGCGGCCGTACGCCAGGACGAGGCGGTGGAGCCGGAGCCGGCGCGGCCGATCGCGGCGGGGGTGGCGGGCGTCAACGGCGCGACCGCCGTGGGCCCCCGTTCGCGCCTCCCCGACCGACGGAAGGCCGGATCGGCGCGCTGA
- the glyA gene encoding serine hydroxymethyltransferase: protein MSVITPPTDLLRQQDPQMADVLAGEAQRQATTLQMSAAENFTSPAVLAALGSALANKYAEGYPGARHHGGCEYADLAERTAIERARALFGVEHANVQPHSGSSAVLAAYAALLRPGDTVLAMGLPYGGHLTHGSPANFSGRWFHFVAYGVHPRTGLIDYEQVQRLARTHRPKAIVCGSISYPRHPEYSAFREIADEVGAALVVDAAHPIGLVAGGAAPSPVPYADLVCATTHKVLRGPRGGMVLCGAEYAERVDRAVFPFTQGGAQMHTIAAKAVAFGEAAGPDFARYAHRVVANARALAGALIERGFGVTTGGTDTHLITADPARLGLDGPTARGRLAAAGIVLDTCALPYGDQRGIRLGTAAVTTQGMGEAEMERIAELFAAALRGAATETRTKVGDLARGFPPYGGR from the coding sequence ATGAGCGTCATCACCCCGCCCACGGACCTGCTGCGGCAGCAGGATCCGCAGATGGCCGACGTACTCGCCGGAGAGGCGCAGCGGCAGGCGACCACGCTCCAGATGAGCGCCGCCGAGAACTTCACCTCGCCCGCCGTCCTCGCCGCCCTCGGCTCCGCGCTCGCCAACAAGTACGCCGAGGGCTATCCCGGCGCCCGCCACCACGGCGGCTGCGAGTACGCCGACCTGGCCGAACGCACCGCCATCGAGCGCGCCAGAGCCCTCTTCGGCGTCGAGCACGCCAACGTGCAGCCGCATTCCGGTTCCTCCGCAGTCCTCGCCGCCTACGCCGCCCTGCTGCGCCCCGGCGACACCGTGCTGGCCATGGGCCTGCCCTACGGCGGCCACCTCACCCACGGCTCGCCCGCCAACTTCTCCGGCCGCTGGTTCCACTTCGTCGCCTACGGGGTCCACCCCCGCACCGGCCTCATCGACTACGAGCAGGTTCAGCGCCTCGCCCGTACGCACCGGCCGAAAGCCATCGTGTGCGGGTCGATCTCCTACCCGCGCCACCCCGAGTACTCGGCGTTCCGCGAGATCGCCGACGAGGTCGGGGCCGCGCTCGTCGTGGACGCCGCGCACCCCATCGGGCTGGTCGCCGGCGGGGCCGCGCCCAGCCCCGTCCCGTACGCCGACCTGGTCTGCGCGACCACGCACAAGGTGCTGCGGGGCCCGCGCGGCGGGATGGTGCTGTGCGGGGCGGAGTACGCCGAGCGGGTCGACCGGGCGGTGTTCCCCTTCACCCAGGGCGGCGCGCAGATGCACACCATCGCCGCCAAGGCGGTGGCCTTCGGGGAGGCCGCGGGACCGGACTTCGCCCGCTACGCGCACCGGGTCGTCGCCAACGCCCGCGCCTTGGCCGGCGCCCTGATCGAGCGCGGCTTCGGCGTGACGACCGGCGGCACCGACACCCACCTCATCACCGCCGACCCGGCTCGGCTCGGCCTCGACGGACCCACCGCGCGCGGCCGGCTCGCCGCCGCCGGGATCGTCCTCGACACCTGCGCCCTGCCGTACGGGGACCAGCGCGGGATCCGCCTGGGCACGGCGGCGGTGACCACCCAGGGGATGGGCGAGGCGGAGATGGAGCGCATCGCGGAGCTGTTCGCCGCGGCGCTGCGCGGGGCCGCCACGGAGACCCGTACGAAGGTCGGGGACCTGGCCCGGGGATTTCCCCCGTACGGGGGCCGATAG
- the atpB gene encoding F0F1 ATP synthase subunit A produces MKEPAVSADPTQVLAFETDCHIFDGCGFPGPGLHSFLFEPLWGEPGTTSTYFNKPMLLALLGSVIIVGFFWAAFAKPKVVPGKLQMVAEAGYDFVRRGIVYETLGKKEGEKYVPFMVSLFFFVWILNVWSIVPVAQFPVTSIIAYPAILALMVYVVWMSVTFKRHGFVGGLKNLTGYDKSLGGVLPLIMVIEFFSNVLVRPFTHAVRLFANMFAGHTLLLLFTIASWYLLNGIGIAYAGVSFVMVIVMTAFELFIQAVQAYVFVLLACSFIQGALAEHH; encoded by the coding sequence CTGAAGGAGCCCGCGGTGAGTGCTGACCCGACGCAGGTCCTCGCCTTCGAGACCGACTGTCACATCTTCGACGGATGTGGCTTTCCCGGACCGGGCCTGCACTCGTTCCTCTTCGAGCCGCTGTGGGGCGAACCCGGCACGACCAGCACGTACTTCAACAAGCCGATGCTGCTGGCCCTGCTGGGCTCGGTCATCATCGTCGGCTTCTTCTGGGCGGCCTTCGCCAAGCCGAAGGTGGTCCCCGGCAAGCTCCAGATGGTCGCCGAGGCCGGCTACGACTTCGTGCGCCGCGGCATCGTCTACGAGACGCTGGGCAAGAAGGAGGGCGAGAAGTACGTCCCCTTCATGGTCTCGCTGTTCTTCTTCGTCTGGATCCTGAACGTCTGGTCGATCGTCCCGGTGGCTCAGTTCCCGGTGACCTCGATCATCGCGTACCCGGCCATCCTGGCCCTCATGGTCTACGTCGTCTGGATGTCGGTCACCTTCAAGCGCCACGGATTCGTCGGTGGCCTGAAGAACCTCACCGGCTACGACAAGAGCCTCGGTGGCGTGCTGCCGCTGATCATGGTCATCGAGTTCTTCTCGAACGTCCTGGTCCGCCCCTTCACGCACGCGGTCCGACTCTTCGCGAACATGTTCGCCGGTCACACCCTGCTGCTGCTCTTCACGATCGCCAGCTGGTACCTGCTGAACGGCATCGGCATCGCCTACGCCGGTGTGTCGTTCGTGATGGTGATCGTGATGACCGCCTTCGAGCTCTTCATCCAGGCCGTCCAGGCGTACGTCTTCGTCCTCCTGGCCTGCAGCTTCATCCAGGGCGCGCTGGCCGAGCACCACTGA
- a CDS encoding L-threonylcarbamoyladenylate synthase, producing MARRYDCNDATDRKTGLREAASAVRRGELVVLPTDTLYGIGADAFSAEAVGDLLAAKGRGRNMPTPVLIGSPNTLHGLVTDFSEQAWELVDAFWPGGLTLVARHQPSLAWDLGETHGTVAVRMPLHPVAIELLTEVGPMAVSSANLSGHPAPEDCDAARAMLGDSVSVYLDAGPTPSTLPSSIVDVTGKVPVLLRAGALTAEQLREVVPDLEVAP from the coding sequence ATGGCCCGGCGATACGACTGCAACGACGCGACGGACCGCAAGACGGGTCTGCGTGAAGCGGCATCCGCAGTGCGCCGCGGCGAGCTCGTCGTGCTGCCCACCGACACCCTGTACGGGATCGGCGCGGACGCCTTCAGCGCCGAGGCCGTCGGTGACCTGCTCGCCGCCAAGGGGCGCGGCCGCAACATGCCCACGCCCGTGCTGATCGGCTCCCCGAACACCCTCCACGGGCTCGTCACGGACTTCTCCGAGCAGGCCTGGGAGCTCGTCGACGCCTTCTGGCCGGGCGGGCTCACGCTCGTCGCCAGGCACCAGCCGTCGCTGGCGTGGGACCTGGGGGAGACCCACGGGACCGTCGCCGTACGCATGCCCCTGCACCCCGTCGCGATCGAGCTGCTGACCGAGGTCGGCCCGATGGCCGTCTCCTCCGCGAACCTGTCGGGGCACCCGGCGCCCGAGGACTGCGACGCCGCGCGCGCCATGCTGGGCGACTCCGTGTCCGTGTACCTGGACGCCGGCCCGACCCCGAGCACCCTGCCGTCGTCGATCGTCGACGTCACCGGGAAGGTTCCCGTCCTGCTGCGTGCGGGGGCGCTGACCGCCGAGCAGCTGCGGGAGGTCGTACCCGACCTCGAGGTGGCTCCGTGA
- the prfA gene encoding peptide chain release factor 1: protein MFEAVEELIGEHADLEKKLADPSVHSDQANARKLNKRYAELTPIVATFRAWKQTAEDIETAKELAADDPDFAAEAKELGAQREELTEKLRLLLVPRDPSDDKDVLLEIKAGAGGDESALFAGDLLRMYLRYAERVGWKTEIIDSTESELGGYKDVQVSVRTKGGNGATEPGQGVWARMKYEGGVHRVQRVPATESQGRIHTSAAGVLVTPEAEEVEVEINANDLRIDVYRSSGPGGQSVNTTDSAVRITHIPTGVVASCQNEKSQLQNKEQAMRILRSRLLAAAQEAAEQEASDVRRSQVRSVDRSEKIRTYNFPENRISDHRTGFKAYNLDQVLDGDLDSVIQACVDTDSAAKLAAAH, encoded by the coding sequence ATGTTCGAGGCGGTCGAGGAACTGATCGGCGAGCACGCCGATCTTGAGAAGAAGCTCGCCGACCCGTCGGTCCACTCCGATCAGGCCAACGCCCGCAAGCTGAACAAGCGCTACGCGGAGCTGACTCCGATCGTCGCCACCTTCCGCGCGTGGAAGCAGACGGCCGAGGACATCGAGACGGCCAAGGAGCTGGCGGCCGACGACCCCGACTTCGCCGCCGAGGCCAAGGAACTGGGCGCGCAGCGCGAGGAGCTCACCGAGAAGCTCCGCCTGCTGCTCGTCCCGCGCGACCCCAGCGACGACAAGGACGTGCTCCTGGAGATCAAGGCGGGCGCCGGCGGCGACGAGTCCGCCCTGTTCGCCGGTGACCTGCTGCGCATGTACCTGCGCTACGCCGAGCGCGTGGGCTGGAAGACCGAGATCATCGACTCCACCGAGTCCGAGCTCGGCGGCTACAAGGACGTCCAGGTCTCCGTCCGCACCAAGGGCGGCAACGGCGCCACCGAGCCCGGCCAGGGCGTGTGGGCCCGGATGAAGTACGAGGGCGGCGTGCACCGCGTCCAGCGCGTGCCGGCCACCGAGTCCCAGGGCCGCATCCACACCTCCGCCGCCGGCGTGCTCGTCACCCCGGAGGCCGAGGAGGTCGAGGTCGAGATCAACGCGAACGACCTGCGCATCGACGTGTACCGCTCCTCGGGCCCCGGCGGCCAGTCCGTCAACACGACCGACTCCGCCGTCCGCATCACGCACATTCCGACCGGCGTGGTCGCCTCCTGCCAGAACGAGAAGAGCCAGCTCCAGAACAAGGAGCAGGCCATGCGCATCCTGCGCTCGCGTCTGCTGGCCGCCGCCCAGGAAGCCGCCGAGCAGGAGGCCTCCGACGTGCGTCGCAGCCAGGTGCGCAGCGTGGACCGGTCCGAGAAGATCCGTACGTACAACTTCCCGGAAAACCGGATCTCGGACCACCGGACCGGTTTCAAGGCGTACAACTTGGACCAGGTGCTCGACGGCGACCTCGACTCGGTCATCCAGGCCTGTGTCGACACGGACTCCGCGGCGAAGCTCGCGGCCGCGCACTGA